Proteins encoded by one window of Streptomyces clavuligerus:
- a CDS encoding DedA family protein: MTPLALGPDWLDPDRLIGAFGLIGVLVIVFAESGLLIGFFLPGDSLLFTTGLLVATGTLDGVPLWAVCALIVLAAVAGDQTGYLFGRKVGPALFNRPDSRFFRRENVAAAHSFFATYGRKSLVLARFVPVVRTFTPVVAGVSRMEYRTFVVFNVVGGVLWGAGVTLLGAALGKVPFVHRHIEKMLLLIVVLSVLPIAVELLRARSRRGRRTAGEAVPAGAERVPPYGDAAVAPGSTLPSGGGTASEAAGPFGRAPGLGRLPGGPDPDEQP, translated from the coding sequence GTGACCCCCCTTGCCCTCGGACCGGACTGGCTCGACCCGGACCGGCTGATCGGCGCCTTCGGCCTCATCGGCGTCCTGGTCATCGTCTTCGCCGAGTCCGGCCTGCTCATCGGCTTCTTCCTGCCGGGCGACTCGCTGCTCTTCACCACCGGCCTGCTGGTGGCCACCGGGACCCTGGACGGGGTGCCGCTGTGGGCCGTGTGCGCCCTGATCGTGCTCGCCGCGGTCGCCGGGGACCAGACGGGCTATCTCTTCGGCCGCAAGGTGGGCCCGGCGCTCTTCAACCGGCCCGACTCCCGCTTCTTCCGGCGCGAGAACGTGGCTGCGGCGCACAGCTTCTTCGCCACGTACGGGCGCAAGTCGCTGGTGCTCGCCCGGTTCGTCCCGGTGGTGCGGACCTTCACCCCGGTCGTCGCCGGGGTCAGCCGGATGGAGTACCGCACGTTCGTCGTCTTCAACGTGGTCGGCGGGGTGCTCTGGGGGGCGGGCGTCACCCTGCTCGGCGCGGCTCTCGGCAAGGTCCCGTTCGTCCACCGGCACATCGAGAAGATGCTGCTGCTCATCGTGGTGCTCTCGGTGCTGCCGATCGCCGTCGAACTGCTGCGGGCCCGCTCCCGGCGCGGTCGGCGGACGGCCGGGGAGGCCGTACCGGCGGGTGCGGAGCGCGTCCCGCCGTACGGGGACGCGGCGGTGGCGCCGGGGAGCACGCTGCCCTCCGGCGGCGGGACGGCGTCAGAAGCCGCGGGTCCGTTTGGCCGCGCGCCGGGGCTCGGACGGCTCCCCGGCGGACCGGACCCGGATGAACAGCCGTGA
- a CDS encoding threonine/serine exporter family protein: MVAEPEVPEERGGTGGSRPPGPEDTRGAKPPSDEARSAFTPPAGVALPEVPDEDHTTSEFAVPEGALPEPPPEQEGSAFATPSVYSARYSPPAYTPSQGVPKVRLTKDAPWQDRMRTMLRMPVGDRPVPEAVQRHDEAGPAVPRVLDLTLRIGELLLAGGEGAEDVEAAMFAICRSYGLDRCEPTVTFTLLSITYQPSLVDDPVTANRTVRRRGTDYTRLAAVYRLVHDISSPDTGLTLEEAYRRLAEIRRNRHPYPGWALTVAGGLLAGSASVLVGGDGLVFLAAAVGAMLGDRFAWLCAGRGLPEFYQFVAAATPPAAMGVALSLSPLDVRASAVITGGLFALIPGRALVAGVQDGLTGFYITAAARLLEVGYLIVGIVIGVLSVLSLGLALGAGLTPETALLSVERPVVQTCAAMGLSLCFAVLLQQERHTVWVVTLNGGVGWVVFGALAHTADVNPVAATAAAAGLVGLFGQMLARYRFASALPYVTAAIGPLLPGSATYFGLLAMARGDLNTGLASLSKAAAVALAIAIGVNLGSEVSRLFIRVRSAGEPSEPRRAAKRTRGF; this comes from the coding sequence GTGGTGGCGGAGCCGGAGGTTCCGGAGGAACGGGGCGGCACGGGCGGGTCGCGCCCTCCGGGACCGGAGGACACACGCGGCGCGAAACCCCCGTCCGACGAGGCGCGGAGCGCGTTCACCCCGCCCGCCGGGGTGGCCCTGCCCGAGGTCCCGGACGAGGACCACACCACCTCGGAATTCGCCGTTCCGGAGGGTGCGCTGCCCGAGCCGCCGCCCGAGCAGGAAGGTTCCGCCTTCGCCACGCCGAGCGTCTACAGCGCCCGGTACTCCCCGCCCGCGTACACCCCGTCCCAGGGCGTGCCCAAGGTCCGGCTGACCAAGGACGCCCCCTGGCAGGACCGGATGCGGACCATGCTCCGGATGCCCGTGGGCGACCGCCCCGTCCCGGAGGCCGTGCAGAGGCACGACGAGGCCGGGCCCGCCGTGCCCCGGGTGCTCGACCTGACCCTGCGCATCGGCGAACTGCTGCTCGCGGGCGGCGAGGGCGCCGAGGACGTCGAGGCGGCGATGTTCGCGATCTGCCGCTCGTACGGGCTGGACCGCTGCGAGCCCACGGTGACCTTCACCCTGCTGTCGATCACCTATCAGCCGTCCCTGGTGGACGACCCGGTGACGGCCAACCGGACGGTGCGCCGCCGGGGCACCGACTACACCCGGCTGGCCGCCGTCTACCGGCTCGTCCACGACATCAGCTCGCCCGACACCGGACTCACCCTGGAGGAGGCGTACCGCAGGCTCGCGGAGATCCGCCGCAACCGCCATCCGTACCCCGGCTGGGCGCTCACCGTGGCCGGCGGGCTGCTCGCCGGATCGGCGTCCGTGCTGGTCGGCGGTGACGGTCTGGTCTTCCTGGCCGCCGCGGTCGGCGCGATGCTCGGGGACCGGTTCGCCTGGCTGTGCGCCGGGCGCGGGCTGCCGGAGTTCTACCAGTTCGTGGCCGCCGCCACCCCGCCCGCGGCGATGGGTGTGGCGCTGTCCCTCTCCCCGCTGGACGTCCGCGCCTCCGCCGTGATCACCGGTGGCCTCTTCGCCCTGATCCCCGGGCGGGCCCTGGTCGCGGGCGTCCAGGACGGGCTCACCGGCTTCTACATCACCGCCGCCGCCCGGCTGCTCGAAGTCGGCTATCTGATCGTCGGCATCGTCATCGGCGTGCTCAGCGTGCTCTCCCTGGGGCTGGCGCTGGGCGCGGGCCTCACCCCCGAGACGGCCCTGCTGTCGGTGGAGCGGCCGGTGGTGCAGACCTGCGCGGCGATGGGGCTCTCGCTGTGCTTCGCGGTCCTGCTCCAGCAGGAGCGGCACACGGTCTGGGTGGTGACGCTGAACGGCGGCGTGGGCTGGGTGGTCTTCGGGGCGCTCGCGCACACCGCCGATGTGAACCCGGTCGCGGCGACGGCGGCGGCGGCCGGGCTCGTCGGCCTCTTCGGCCAGATGCTCGCCCGTTACCGCTTCGCCTCCGCGCTGCCGTACGTCACCGCCGCGATCGGTCCGCTGCTGCCGGGAAGCGCGACGTACTTCGGTCTGCTCGCGATGGCACGCGGCGATCTGAACACGGGGCTCGCCTCGCTCTCCAAGGCCGCGGCGGTGGCCCTGGCGATCGCGATCGGGGTCAATCTGGGCAGCGAGGTCTCACGGCTGTTCATCCGGGTCCGGTCCGCCGGGGAGCCGTCCGAGCCCCGGCGCGCGGCCAAACGGACCCGCGGCTTCTGA
- a CDS encoding inorganic diphosphatase, with product MEFDVTIEIPKGSRNKYEVDHETGRIRLDRRLFTSTSYPADYGFVENTLGEDGDPLDALVLLDEPTFPGCLIKCRAIGMFRMTDEAGGDDKLLCVPASDPRVEHLRDIHHVSEFDRLEIQHFFEVYKDLEPGKSVEGADWVGRAEAEAEIEASFKRLEAQGGAH from the coding sequence GTGGAGTTCGACGTCACCATCGAGATCCCGAAGGGTTCGCGGAACAAGTACGAAGTGGACCACGAGACGGGTCGCATCCGCCTGGACCGTCGACTCTTCACCTCGACCAGCTACCCGGCCGACTACGGCTTTGTCGAGAACACCCTGGGCGAGGACGGCGACCCGCTGGACGCGCTGGTCCTGCTGGACGAGCCGACCTTCCCGGGCTGCCTGATCAAGTGCCGCGCCATCGGCATGTTCCGGATGACCGACGAGGCGGGCGGCGACGACAAGCTGCTCTGCGTCCCGGCCTCGGACCCGCGGGTCGAGCACCTGCGCGACATCCACCACGTGTCGGAGTTCGACCGGCTGGAGATCCAGCACTTCTTCGAGGTCTACAAGGACCTGGAGCCGGGCAAGTCGGTCGAGGGCGCCGACTGGGTCGGCCGCGCCGAGGCCGAGGCCGAGATCGAGGCCTCCTTCAAGCGCCTGGAGGCGCAGGGCGGCGCTCACTGA
- the dacB gene encoding D-alanyl-D-alanine carboxypeptidase/D-alanyl-D-alanine endopeptidase produces MPIIRTWQLVAGATAVGLALATGAAALAGPWESGRRAAERVRAAELEYGTGTDHRAGAPGPGRPAPAPSAPGVLSALGGRTGTAPSDAKPGELDEELAALLGAPALGPLRSASVVDTATGRQLYGTDAARPMTPASTIKIATTVAALHALGPDHRIPTAVTAAGDRLTLVGGGDASLTRAGLRTLAERTARALRDRAIQSGAAPSVRLAYDTSLYEGTTRHPIGRNGNLAPVTPLMVDVGRRDPATTGPADRSDDPAGDAARLFAGMLEDEGVRVAAGPAPGRAAEDSRPLAKVLSRPLSSLVEQTLTESDNDLAEALARQTALACGEPASFTGSERAVRDRLAALDLPVAGARFADGSGLDRRDRLSARLLTGLLARAAEPARPGLRSVLTGLPVAGFTGTLQSRYSATTPGSGLIRAKTGTLTGIGSLSGTVVAPDGRLLAFAFLAGNTASREGAQSALDRLAGALAS; encoded by the coding sequence ATGCCGATCATCAGAACATGGCAGCTCGTCGCGGGTGCGACCGCCGTGGGACTGGCCCTCGCCACCGGAGCGGCGGCCCTGGCCGGTCCCTGGGAGTCCGGCAGACGCGCCGCGGAGCGGGTCCGGGCGGCAGAACTGGAGTACGGGACGGGCACGGATCACCGAGCGGGCGCCCCGGGCCCCGGGCGCCCCGCCCCGGCACCCAGCGCGCCCGGCGTGCTCAGCGCGCTCGGCGGCCGTACCGGAACCGCGCCGTCCGACGCCAAGCCGGGGGAGCTGGACGAGGAGCTGGCGGCACTGCTCGGCGCCCCCGCGCTCGGACCGCTCCGTTCCGCGTCCGTCGTCGACACCGCGACCGGACGGCAGCTCTACGGCACGGACGCCGCGCGCCCCATGACCCCGGCGTCGACGATCAAGATCGCCACCACCGTCGCCGCGCTGCACGCGCTCGGACCCGACCACCGCATCCCCACCGCCGTGACGGCGGCGGGCGACCGGCTCACCCTCGTCGGCGGCGGGGACGCGAGCCTGACCCGGGCGGGCCTGCGCACCCTGGCCGAGCGCACCGCCCGCGCCCTGCGTGACCGGGCCATCCAGAGCGGCGCGGCGCCCTCCGTGCGGCTCGCCTACGACACCTCCCTGTACGAGGGCACCACCCGCCACCCCATCGGCAGGAACGGCAATCTCGCCCCCGTCACCCCCCTCATGGTCGACGTGGGCCGCCGCGACCCCGCGACCACCGGCCCCGCCGACCGCAGTGACGATCCTGCGGGGGACGCGGCCCGGCTCTTCGCCGGAATGCTGGAGGACGAGGGCGTGCGCGTCGCCGCCGGACCCGCGCCCGGACGGGCCGCCGAGGACTCCCGCCCGCTCGCGAAGGTGCTCTCCCGCCCGCTGTCCTCCCTGGTCGAGCAGACCCTGACGGAGAGCGACAACGACCTCGCCGAGGCGCTGGCCCGGCAGACCGCGCTGGCCTGTGGCGAGCCCGCGAGCTTCACCGGGTCCGAGCGGGCCGTCCGCGACCGGCTCGCCGCGCTGGACCTCCCGGTCGCGGGCGCCCGCTTCGCCGACGGCAGCGGACTCGACCGCAGGGACCGGCTCAGCGCCCGGCTGCTCACCGGGCTGCTCGCCCGGGCGGCCGAACCCGCCCGCCCCGGACTGCGGTCCGTCCTCACCGGGCTCCCCGTCGCCGGATTCACCGGAACCCTTCAGTCCCGTTACTCCGCCACCACCCCCGGCAGCGGGCTGATCCGCGCCAAGACGGGCACCCTCACCGGGATCGGCTCGCTCTCCGGCACCGTGGTCGCCCCCGACGGACGGCTGCTCGCCTTCGCCTTCCTGGCCGGGAACACCGCCTCGCGGGAGGGCGCCCAGAGCGCGCTGGACCGGCTGGCCGGGGCGCTCGCCTCCTGA